A window of the Fulvia fulva chromosome 3, complete sequence genome harbors these coding sequences:
- a CDS encoding putative endonuclease lcl3: MSWILSFCAPEEHQPMKDRHVDNDEEHHMTKEHAPTWQHNTSIPAEEDRKQLNLTPWLYALTGGAATIGAWRLRNRYFRRIPNVGYLLPHTLRKRTYFGYVTSVGDGDGFRLYHTPGGRLAGFTWLRKIPQKKQELKDQTLSVRIAGIDAPECAHFGNDGQPYGPEALAWLRSKLEGRFVRVLPHSKDQYQRIVATAWVRKWGIFKSDVGLEMLKNGLATVYEAKTGAEFGGKKDEYRAAETKAREKKLGMWQQPGIVDRVLFGKKEKRHVETPREYKSRTARPEDGK, encoded by the coding sequence ATGTCATGGATCCTCTCCTTCTGCGCGCCCGAGGAACATCAACCGATGAAGGACCGCCATGTCGACAACGACGAAGAGCATCACATGACAAAGGAGCATGCCCCAACATGGCAGCACAACACGTCAATACCCGCCGAAGAGGATCGCAAGCAGCTGAACCTCACGCCGTGGCTATATGCCTTGACAGGAGGAGCGGCCACAATCGGCGCCTGGAGACTTCGCAACCGCTACTTTCGCCGCATCCCAAATGTCGGCTACCTCCTACCACACACCCTCCGCAAGCGGACCTACTTTGGCTATGTGACCAGCGTCGGAGACGGTGATGGTTTCCGCCTATACCATACACCAGGAGGTCGGCTGGCAGGCTTCACTTGGCTGCGCAAGATACCCCAGAAGAAGCAGGAGCTTAAAGACCAGACCCTCAGCGTCCGCATAGCGGGCATCGACGCTCCTGAATGCGCTCACTTCGGCAACGATGGTCAGCCTTACGGTCCAGAAGCACTAGCATGGCTGAGATCGAAGCTTGAGGGCCGCTTTGTGCGCGTGCTGCCTCACAGCAAGGACCAGTACCAACGTATTGTGGCTACGGCGTGGGTGCGGAAATGGGGCATCTTCAAGAGCGATGTTGGTCTGGAGATGCTGAAGAATGGTCTTGCTACCGTCTACGAGGCGAAGACAGGAGCCGAGTTTGGCGGGAAGAAGGACGAGTATCGTGCAGCTGAGACGAAGGCTAGGGAGAAGAAGCTGGGAATGTGGCAGCAGCCGGGGATCGTGGATAGGGTGCTGTTTGGGAAGAAAGAGAAGAGGCATGTCGAGACGCCGAGAGAGTACAAGTCGAGGACTGCGAGACCGGAGGATGGGAAGTGA